CCAACCTACAACGTGCCATCATCAATGACATGCTACGGGAGTGGGATGACGCACATCCACAGCGTTTGGCGTCCATCTTTAAGGCAATGCAAAATGTCGCACCGTCGCAATTAGCAGATCGTGAGCTGTTTGATTTTGAGCGATTAAATTTAGAGCGTGATGATGATGAGCGCTTATTTGAAGGTGATAATATTCAGGCAGGGCAGACCGAGAGCCTCGCTGATATTGGATTGCCAGTTGCCCCAAAAACGCAGACCTATAATCCAAAATTTGCCAATAGTAAGCTATCAGCAAATGACAGTACGACTAGCGATAATTCCAGTGTAGCGCAGAAAATACCAACGATTAATCCCGTTATTTAATCAGCATCAACACAATAAAAAACCAGCTATTCAATGGCTGGTTTTTTTATTGGAAATAATTATGATGTGTTAAAGAGTCAGATCTGGCACTGTCCACTGTCGGTAGTACTTTTTATTGATTTAACCGTGGCATATAAGAGGTATCATTAAGATTCTTTTGCAAACACAGGCAATGGATTAAAGATCACTTCTGCACTGGGCAGTTTTGCGACATCCTGCATGCGCCAATCATCCTTTCCATCATTACTTACCTGCAAGTAGTATTTGGCCTTGAGTGGATCAAGATCTACCTGAGCGCTATATTTGTTACCACCTTGATGCTCGAGAATGACATCACGATCTTTTTTGATATCAGTAGCATGAGAGATAGATAACTCCAGCTTATCTGGATAAGTGAGAGGCTCACCATTTAAAAGCTTGCCAGTTTGTAGGCTTTGCTCTGGATAATTGAGCTCAAAGACAATCTCCCCTTCTGGTGAGAACTGCAAGTCACCACGTAAGTCTAAATCATAAGTGAGCTTGTCACGCGATACATCATGATACAGTGTTTTACCATCCATGTACCAGTCGTCACGTACCACGCTATCACGGATTTGATAGGAATAATAAACGAAAAAAATACAAGCCACCACGACGAAGGCTGGTAGCCCGATAACAAAGATAATCACCATGTAGTTTTTGTACCATGGCTGGCTATCTTGATGCTTAAAGTTTGGTGCTTGAGTTGGTGTAGACATAATATACCTATATGCTGTAGCAGAGGCTTACTGGATCAGAGGAAAAAACTGATAAATAACAATAAGTTCAGACAAAATTTTATACAGCCTCTAGTCCTTATTATAGCTTGATTATCCAAATCTTGCATCTGCTAAGTATGCGCTTAATGCATACCTAGCATTACAAGTTTGGCATTCTAGTCGGCTATCAGCTTATTGACCTTGAGTCGTAAAGACGTTTTGCTTACTTACTTTATATTTGCCATCTTCACTGGCGACTGTCAAAACAATGGGAGTTTGACCTGGCTCTACAATATCCGGATCACCATAAATACTAACAGACATATCGAAGCTTTCACCCGCTACAAGCGGCACATCATTAAAACGTAGCTGCAAACTTAGCCCGTCTTGCGGCTCAAGTGTAATCTTGTAGGTATGCTCATCTTGTGTTTTATTGGTCAGTTTGACGATATAGCTGTTTTCAATCATACCCTGATTATTAATCGAAGATAGCTGATTGCGGTCACGGCGAATATCAATCTCTAGCGGCACACGATCTATCAAGGTATATAAAAGTCCACCACATAATATAGTGAGCACCGCTAAGTAAGCAAAAAGACGCGGACGTAAGACACGACTTGGTTCTTTTTCGGCTAACTGTCTTTCGGTCGTATAGCGGATCAATCCACGTGGATAGCCAACTTTATCCATGATTTCATTACAGGCATCGACACAAGCAGCGCATTGAATACAAGCGACTTGCAGACCGTCGCGAATATCAATGCCAGTAGGGCAGACCTGCACACACATGGTACATTCAATACAGTCGCCTAAGTGATCTGGATTTGTGCCTTTTTTGCGGGCCCCGCGAGGCTCGCCGCGCTCATAGTCATAAGAGACAATCAAGGTATCTTTGTCAAACATTACGCTTTGAAAGCGACCATAAGGACAGATCTGAACACACATCTGCTCACGCATGTAGCCGGCGTTTGCATAAGTGGCAAAAGTAAAGATAAACATTGCTATCCATACCCACGTTGGCCAATCAGGGAATGGGATGAAGCCTATCATCTGCCAATTGCCGTACATAAAGTCAGTACCCGCAACGTAGCTGACAAAAGTCGCTGCGGTAATGACAGATAACACAAACCAAATAAAGTATATCAAGAAGCGTTTAAAGGCTTTAGTCGCGCTCATTGGCGACTTGTCGAATTTGATGCGCTTGTTACGCTCGCCAATAACCCACTTCTCTATATGTTGATACAGGTGTGTCCAAATGGTCTGTGGACATGCATAGCCGCACCATACGCGTCCAGCGTAAACCGTTACCATAAATAAAGTAAAGGCAGAAATAATCGCGAATGCCGCGACAAAATAGAAGTCTTGCG
The sequence above is a segment of the Psychrobacter fulvigenes genome. Coding sequences within it:
- the ccoG gene encoding cytochrome c oxidase accessory protein CcoG produces the protein MSAQQPNKIPVQQIDLNAEKKRVHPRFVTGFYQNIRVITMYALLAAFLLLPWLRYNGRQAIWFDVPSQHYYIFGLTFLTQDFYFVAAFAIISAFTLFMVTVYAGRVWCGYACPQTIWTHLYQHIEKWVIGERNKRIKFDKSPMSATKAFKRFLIYFIWFVLSVITAATFVSYVAGTDFMYGNWQMIGFIPFPDWPTWVWIAMFIFTFATYANAGYMREQMCVQICPYGRFQSVMFDKDTLIVSYDYERGEPRGARKKGTNPDHLGDCIECTMCVQVCPTGIDIRDGLQVACIQCAACVDACNEIMDKVGYPRGLIRYTTERQLAEKEPSRVLRPRLFAYLAVLTILCGGLLYTLIDRVPLEIDIRRDRNQLSSINNQGMIENSYIVKLTNKTQDEHTYKITLEPQDGLSLQLRFNDVPLVAGESFDMSVSIYGDPDIVEPGQTPIVLTVASEDGKYKVSKQNVFTTQGQ
- a CDS encoding FixH family protein, giving the protein MSTPTQAPNFKHQDSQPWYKNYMVIIFVIGLPAFVVVACIFFVYYSYQIRDSVVRDDWYMDGKTLYHDVSRDKLTYDLDLRGDLQFSPEGEIVFELNYPEQSLQTGKLLNGEPLTYPDKLELSISHATDIKKDRDVILEHQGGNKYSAQVDLDPLKAKYYLQVSNDGKDDWRMQDVAKLPSAEVIFNPLPVFAKES